AAATCTTTTATAATTGCCCGCTTTTCGTCGATCGAGTATTGCTCATGGTTCATCAAGTTGATGTTGTTGTTTTAGGTGCAGGTGCATCAGGCTTGATGTTGGCTGCGGAAGCAGCTAAACGTGGGCGTTCAGTAGTTGTACTGGAAAAAGCCAATAAAGTTGGCAAAAAGATTTTGATGTCTGGTGGTGGTAAATGTAACTTTACCAATCTGGAGGTTGAACCCTCCAATTATCTGTCTGAAAATCCGCACTTTGTCATTTCTGCACTGACCCGTTATACCAACTGGGACTTTATTGGTTTGGTCTGTGAATATGGGATTGAGTACGAAGAGCGTAAACATGGGCAACTGTTTACATTGAAAGGATCAAAAGAAATTCTGGAACTTTTGCTGTCAGAATGTAGCAAAGCCAAACATGTACAGATCCAAACCCATTGCGAAGTACAGCAAGTCAAGGCTCAGGCAGATTCAGATTTTATCGTGGAAACCAGCCAAGGCACCTATCGTTGTGAGTCTTTGGTGGTGGCAACTGGCGGTTTATCCATTCCCACCCTGGGTGGTTCAGGCTTTGGCTATGAACTGGCGCAACAGTTTGGTCATCATGTCTTCCCAACCCGAGCTGGTCTGGTTCCTTTCACCTTCTCCGATCATTTCAAAGAAGTCACCACCCGCCTAAGTGGCAATGCCTTAGATGCAACACTGGTCAATGATCGCCATCAATTTACTGAAGCTTTGCTATTTACTCATCGTGGTCTTAGTGGTCCAAGCTCATTACAACTTTCAAACTACTGGCAAGTGGGAGAAAGCTTCAACATTGATTTTTTCCCAAGCCAAGATTTTGTGCAATTCTTTAAAGACAAGAAAAAATCACAGCCTAAAGTGTTATTACGTACCTTAATCAGTGAATTTACCGCCAAAAGCATCGTGCTCGAACTACAACAATTGATTTGGGCAGAGCAAAGTGAAACAGCGATTGGAAATATCAGTGATGTGCAACT
The DNA window shown above is from Acinetobacter colistiniresistens and carries:
- a CDS encoding NAD(P)/FAD-dependent oxidoreductase; its protein translation is MVHQVDVVVLGAGASGLMLAAEAAKRGRSVVVLEKANKVGKKILMSGGGKCNFTNLEVEPSNYLSENPHFVISALTRYTNWDFIGLVCEYGIEYEERKHGQLFTLKGSKEILELLLSECSKAKHVQIQTHCEVQQVKAQADSDFIVETSQGTYRCESLVVATGGLSIPTLGGSGFGYELAQQFGHHVFPTRAGLVPFTFSDHFKEVTTRLSGNALDATLVNDRHQFTEALLFTHRGLSGPSSLQLSNYWQVGESFNIDFFPSQDFVQFFKDKKKSQPKVLLRTLISEFTAKSIVLELQQLIWAEQSETAIGNISDVQLEQIATQLHAFTVKPSGTEGYRTAEVTLGGVDTSEVSSKTMESKKQKGLYFIGEVLDVTGHLGGYNFQWAWSSAQAAAQFV